The Candidatus Fukatsuia endosymbiont of Tuberolachnus salignus nucleotide sequence AAGCCTGGTATTACGCCAAAGAAAGCACACTGGGTGACGACATGAAACGCGAGTATCCGTCAATCCCGAGCGAGGCCTTTCAGCAATCGATTGAGGGCGCATATTACGCCAATCAGTTCCGTTATCTCTATGAGAATCAGCGCATTGGTACCTTACCGGCTAATCCGCACCTGCCGGTGCACACCTTTTGGGATTTAGGAGTAGGCGATGCCACGGTTATCTGGTTTGTCCGTGAGGTCGGCAGTGAATTTCACCTGATGGATTATTACGAAAACAGTGGCGAAGGCCTGCGGCATTACATGCAGGTATTGAAAGCCCGCGCCTATCACTATGGCGAACACTGGGCCCCGCACGATATTGATAATCGAGAATTAGCGGGCGACGGCAAAAGCCGTCGGCAACTGGCTTATGAAGGTTATGCGCTGGACGGTGACATTTACCGCATCAATTTCAAGGTGGTCCCCCGATTGCGTGTCGATGAAGGCATTGAGTCGGTACGGGAAATCCTGCCGCGCTGTGCCTTTGATAGCGTGACCTGTGAACAAGGCCTCAGTCATTTGGAGCGCTACCGCAAAGCCTGGGATAACCAGTACGGCTGCTGGAAAGACAAACCGCTGCACGATGCCAGTTCCCACGCCGCCGATGCCTTTCGTTATTTTGCCGTCGCCAAAAGAAATCACCGTCAGCTTCGGGGGCAGGTAACCCCCTTAAGACTGTAACGGCCCTCTACAGTCGCGTTAACAACCCATGAGAGTCAAACCATGTCCGATATTTCCACGCCCCATCTTGACTACAACAGCCTGCTAGCTGCCTGGGACATCAATGACGCCCTGATGGGCGGCACCTTATGCCTACGGCAACAGGGCGAAACCTATTTACCGCGCTGGACGAATGAAGATAAACACAGCTATCAGCAACGTCTCTCCGTCGCCACGCTGCTGCCGGCTTACGAGGAAACCCTCAAAAATAACTTAGGTCGTGTCTTTTCAGAACCGACCCAATTGAGTGAGTCCACCCCCGCCGTGATTGTCGAGTACTGCCAGGATATGGATTTGCTGGGCAACCGGCTGGATGTTTGGGCGCAAGCGTATTTCAGCCTGGCGCTGCAATACGGCGTGGCGCATGCGCTGGTTGACTACCCCCGTGTGGAAGCATTGAAAACCCGTGCTGAGGAAAAAGCCCGTGGCGCCCGTCCCTATGCGGTGTTGATTAACCCCCGCCAGGTCATCGGCTGGCAATCCAGCCACCAAGGAGGGCCGGTCCAGCTGACAGAATTGCGAATTAGAGAAGAGATTGTCGTCGAGACCGCCCCTTACCGCCAACAGAAAATCGCGCAAATCCGCAAGTTGACGCCCGGTCGGGTTGAACTCTACCGTAAAATCAGGCAAGCCGATGGCAGGGAAACCTGGATACTGCACGACAGCTGGGCAACCTCCTGCCCTCGCATTCCGTTGGTGACATTGTACAGCAAACGCACCGGTTTTATGTGTGGCGCCCCGCCGCTATTGAATCTGGCGTTACTCAATATCAAACATTGGCAAAGCCAGAGTGAGCAAGACAATATTTTGCATGTGGCCCGGGTGCCCATCCTCAATGTGTTTGGTCTTGAAACCGGCGAAAAGTTGACCATTGGTGCCTCAAGCGCGACACACTTTACTGACCGCACCAAACAGGGCAGTGCGTACACCGAACATTCGGGCGCCGCCGTAGGAGCAGGCAAAGAGGCACTGACGGATTTGGTCGAGCAGATGCGTCAAGCCGGTGGCAAGCTGTTGCGCAGTCAAAACAGTAGCACCAAGACCCTCGACCAAGTGAGCGAAGAGCGCCTACAAGAACAATCCCCGCTCTACACCCTGTCTAACTCGCTAGAAGATGCCCTCGATACCCTGTTGCAACTGATGGCAGACTGGTCAGGCGAAAAAGACGGCGGCAAGGTGGACATTCGCACCGAGCTTGAAACCACCCAGCAAGCCTTCAATGCCCCGGCCGCCCTGGCGATACAGGCACTGCGGCAAGGCGGGGATATTCGTCAGGTGGATGCCATCCGCGCCTTACAGGCACTGAACCTTATTGATGCCGATGCCAACCCGGAAACCCTGTGTGATGAACTTAACAATTTGCCACCGGATTTACTGTAACGCCCGCGTGGCATCGTGAGGTGACGCGCAGGCTGTATAAAAACACCCCGTTATCCTCATGCCATCAAACCGGTTTTTCTATTAAGGGGTTACCATGTCCACAGTCAACCAACGTCTGCGTGATGAAGCCCTGGCACACAGTCTGTTTCAATCACGCTATGCTCTCGGGGTGGTTAAAGAAAAGGTGGCACTACTCAACCAATATGATGC carries:
- a CDS encoding DUF4055 domain-containing protein, which encodes MSDISTPHLDYNSLLAAWDINDALMGGTLCLRQQGETYLPRWTNEDKHSYQQRLSVATLLPAYEETLKNNLGRVFSEPTQLSESTPAVIVEYCQDMDLLGNRLDVWAQAYFSLALQYGVAHALVDYPRVEALKTRAEEKARGARPYAVLINPRQVIGWQSSHQGGPVQLTELRIREEIVVETAPYRQQKIAQIRKLTPGRVELYRKIRQADGRETWILHDSWATSCPRIPLVTLYSKRTGFMCGAPPLLNLALLNIKHWQSQSEQDNILHVARVPILNVFGLETGEKLTIGASSATHFTDRTKQGSAYTEHSGAAVGAGKEALTDLVEQMRQAGGKLLRSQNSSTKTLDQVSEERLQEQSPLYTLSNSLEDALDTLLQLMADWSGEKDGGKVDIRTELETTQQAFNAPAALAIQALRQGGDIRQVDAIRALQALNLIDADANPETLCDELNNLPPDLL